A single region of the Halorhabdus rudnickae genome encodes:
- a CDS encoding HNH endonuclease has translation MGIATASTSDLYSEYDINKTYDDPNSYSRGKSYYGKGKYPSDWSRRQDAVWERQNYRCGRCQRYKGDTTGPSEVHHLHHLSDGGSNELSNLVGLCADCHALMHPDIPDTSGRYENAPMYPSDDGDSRVAVIRKAGITYREAVDIGLLEELSSPSTNKYAVNEATANTSSRYARNAEDRLYYYLKGNGYVPRSNPFHELEVDVKLSGVKGLVRRWSPEVSVESNAELIEEDPDKDPGSDELESDRDEDLVSGDYLFTPDASYADVTITEGDGQTTTESVRFSGRSSQREVSETVAPPPLRRDAPSYVIDTIIYLATRGLVPGAILTYAAPQYLPTSQWWTTLPAYILLTGLLWLMLRATFRLWPSS, from the coding sequence ATGGGTATTGCCACCGCTTCGACGTCTGATCTCTACTCGGAGTACGACATAAACAAGACATATGATGATCCAAACAGCTACTCTCGCGGAAAGTCCTACTACGGTAAGGGGAAGTACCCATCCGATTGGTCGAGGCGTCAAGACGCAGTTTGGGAACGGCAGAATTACCGATGTGGCCGGTGTCAGCGGTACAAAGGAGATACTACCGGCCCGTCGGAAGTCCACCATCTACACCATCTCTCAGACGGTGGGTCAAACGAACTGTCGAATCTTGTCGGACTCTGTGCGGATTGCCATGCTCTGATGCACCCAGATATTCCAGATACATCTGGGCGCTATGAGAACGCTCCCATGTACCCATCTGACGACGGGGACTCTCGAGTGGCAGTGATACGGAAGGCTGGTATAACATATCGAGAGGCAGTAGATATTGGACTTCTGGAAGAGCTGAGTAGCCCTAGCACAAACAAGTATGCTGTAAATGAGGCAACCGCTAATACTAGTTCTAGGTACGCGAGGAATGCTGAAGATCGTCTTTATTACTACTTGAAGGGGAATGGATACGTCCCTCGAAGCAACCCCTTCCACGAGCTTGAGGTTGACGTCAAATTATCCGGCGTGAAAGGATTAGTCCGGCGCTGGTCACCAGAGGTTTCTGTTGAATCTAATGCTGAACTGATAGAGGAAGACCCGGACAAAGATCCGGGTTCTGATGAACTGGAGTCAGACCGGGATGAAGACCTGGTCTCCGGTGATTACCTTTTCACACCCGATGCTAGCTACGCAGATGTAACAATCACTGAAGGCGACGGACAAACTACTACGGAGTCGGTCAGATTCTCGGGGAGATCGTCTCAAAGAGAGGTTTCGGAGACAGTCGCTCCGCCCCCACTAAGGAGAGATGCACCTTCGTATGTGATTGATACGATCATCTACCTCGCTACACGGGGACTCGTTCCCGGTGCTATCCTCACATACGCCGCTCCGCAATACCTTCCAACTTCGCAGTGGTGGACAACGTTGCCAGCCTATATCCTTCTGACTGGACTGTTGTGGCTCATGCTACGGGCCACCTTCCGGCTGTGGCCCTCCTCGTGA
- a CDS encoding AAA domain-containing protein — protein sequence MSLLFDHVISDFDPDPEDHYTIIEGDLESTGERIPVKPIIDFAGQRGLTHPNPDDDYVCIPLHGENRAKLTGEFLAYGDTNIHGEVIIYLEDGDREAIEIDEFAQTRLARRIRFWHSDYQPAEFPPSFDRPVNDREPPSRRIDPEEFVEDLETHVVDERDATREGNRKQAQTSTPREIFEANGDAIPALEYLDDQGQTIRFKAQALDRDWHSDRENWAYYVPSTFGIYQGNEVLIHGPTDTFPISATVANIRGLDLEVKVQWVDVDSPSQVRSTLMNGGEIGMSALLNPVPTERELGAIDDLRHDPMLEVLTGQRPLTFSHAAASNSETLDPELNQEQEIAAELAMLADDVFCIHGPPGTGKTRTLIEIIRRAVDAGERVLVCADSNQAVDNIVVGDSTPDSPDESSLHSYAQHGAEELTLYRPRGGQHSSSDLVEQYSDFEGLADVVATTNNGAAEVAGTFDLVVHDEATQATVPSSCIPLTKGDRIVLAGDHKQLPPFRSTESPPDSELGMSLFEHLYASGGIYEGVGMQLKTQYRMHRDIAAFSNREFYDKELRSGRTVDLLSSRDEAIEAFNIGGSVAVDEHSRSNENEAKMVTHLVTDLLDDLPPGDVGVITPYRAQVREIRSMLEDHVSDDMPTVDTIDSFQGSEREAIILSLVRSNSEGKLGFLSRDPDGPRRLNVALTRAKRYCAVVADLHTFQYTDSEDTPGPIRSFPDHFQDTSRVRDVDPAFLSV from the coding sequence ATGTCACTGCTCTTCGATCACGTCATATCAGACTTCGACCCGGACCCGGAGGACCACTATACGATCATAGAGGGGGATCTGGAATCGACCGGTGAAAGGATTCCAGTCAAACCCATCATCGACTTCGCCGGCCAGCGGGGGCTCACACATCCGAATCCCGACGACGATTACGTCTGTATCCCGTTACACGGCGAGAATCGGGCTAAGTTGACGGGTGAGTTTCTCGCATACGGGGACACGAACATCCACGGGGAGGTGATCATCTACCTCGAGGATGGCGACAGAGAGGCAATCGAGATCGACGAGTTTGCCCAGACTCGTCTCGCTCGCCGTATCCGCTTTTGGCATTCAGACTACCAGCCAGCGGAGTTTCCCCCGAGCTTCGATCGGCCGGTGAACGATCGCGAACCGCCGTCGCGACGGATCGACCCCGAAGAGTTCGTCGAGGACCTCGAGACCCACGTCGTCGACGAGCGTGACGCCACCCGGGAAGGGAATCGAAAACAGGCCCAGACGTCGACGCCACGGGAGATCTTCGAAGCGAACGGGGACGCCATTCCGGCTCTTGAGTATCTCGACGATCAAGGGCAGACGATCCGGTTCAAAGCCCAGGCTCTCGATCGAGACTGGCACAGTGATCGTGAGAATTGGGCATACTACGTCCCGTCAACGTTCGGTATCTACCAGGGGAACGAGGTACTCATACACGGGCCGACAGACACCTTCCCCATCTCTGCAACGGTGGCCAATATCCGAGGGTTAGACCTGGAGGTCAAGGTTCAGTGGGTAGACGTCGACTCTCCATCGCAGGTTCGGTCGACACTGATGAACGGTGGGGAGATCGGCATGTCCGCCCTGTTGAACCCTGTCCCGACGGAACGAGAACTGGGGGCGATCGATGATCTTCGACACGATCCCATGCTCGAGGTCCTCACCGGACAGCGGCCACTCACGTTTTCACACGCCGCAGCGTCCAACTCGGAAACTCTGGACCCGGAACTAAATCAGGAGCAAGAGATCGCTGCCGAGCTCGCGATGCTCGCCGACGACGTGTTCTGCATCCACGGTCCGCCGGGCACGGGGAAGACGCGGACCCTGATCGAGATTATCCGCCGAGCGGTCGACGCCGGCGAGCGAGTCCTCGTCTGTGCCGACTCAAATCAGGCGGTCGATAACATCGTCGTCGGAGACTCGACGCCAGATAGCCCGGACGAGTCATCACTACATTCCTATGCTCAGCACGGCGCCGAGGAGCTTACACTCTACCGACCCCGGGGAGGACAGCACTCTTCGTCCGATCTAGTTGAGCAATACAGTGACTTCGAAGGGCTTGCCGACGTCGTCGCGACGACGAACAATGGCGCCGCGGAAGTCGCCGGCACGTTCGATCTGGTCGTTCACGACGAAGCAACCCAGGCGACGGTCCCGTCATCGTGTATCCCGCTCACGAAAGGCGATCGTATCGTCCTGGCCGGCGATCACAAGCAACTCCCACCGTTTCGATCGACCGAATCTCCTCCGGACTCTGAGTTGGGGATGTCTCTGTTCGAGCATCTCTACGCGTCGGGCGGCATCTACGAAGGTGTCGGGATGCAGCTGAAGACGCAGTATCGGATGCACCGGGATATCGCGGCCTTCTCGAATCGGGAATTCTACGACAAAGAGCTCCGAAGCGGCCGCACTGTCGATTTACTCTCATCACGAGACGAAGCGATCGAGGCGTTCAATATCGGCGGATCCGTTGCCGTCGACGAACACTCACGATCGAACGAGAATGAGGCAAAGATGGTCACGCACCTCGTGACCGATCTACTGGACGATCTCCCGCCGGGGGATGTCGGAGTGATCACCCCCTATCGGGCTCAAGTTCGGGAAATCCGGTCGATGCTCGAGGACCACGTTTCGGATGATATGCCCACAGTCGACACGATCGACTCCTTCCAAGGGAGCGAACGCGAAGCTATCATTCTCTCACTCGTCCGATCGAATAGTGAAGGCAAGCTGGGCTTCCTCAGTCGTGATCCCGACGGACCACGACGGTTGAACGTAGCACTCACTCGAGCGAAACGATACTGTGCCGTTGTGGCTGACCTTCACACGTTCCAGTATACGGACTCTGAAGATACACCGGGGCCTATCCGATCGTTCCCCGATCATTTCCAGGATACGAGCCGGGTGCGCGATGTCGACCCTGCCTTTCTGTCCGTGTGA